A genome region from Desulfuromonas sp. includes the following:
- the rplF gene encoding 50S ribosomal protein L6, producing the protein MSRIGKKPVEIPSGVKVGLDGNTLTVQGPKGNLSRELPSRALVEVEADQILIRPNPEERTTAIQGLTRSLIANMVEGVSKGFEKVLEINGVGYRAELKGKALNLALGYSHPIEYPLPEGVSAEVEPKANRITVRGIDKEMVGATAAKIRSFRSPEPYKGKGIKYLDERIIRKAGKTGK; encoded by the coding sequence ATGTCCAGAATTGGGAAAAAACCCGTGGAAATCCCCTCGGGGGTCAAGGTGGGCCTGGACGGAAACACCCTCACTGTGCAGGGTCCCAAGGGCAATCTGAGCAGGGAACTCCCTTCTCGGGCCCTGGTCGAGGTGGAGGCTGACCAGATTCTGATCCGGCCCAACCCGGAAGAGCGGACCACCGCTATACAGGGGTTGACCCGGAGCCTCATCGCCAACATGGTCGAAGGGGTCTCGAAGGGATTCGAGAAGGTCCTGGAGATCAACGGCGTCGGTTATCGTGCAGAGCTCAAGGGAAAGGCTCTGAACCTCGCCCTTGGTTACTCTCACCCCATCGAGTACCCGTTGCCCGAGGGGGTAAGCGCCGAGGTCGAACCGAAGGCCAACCGGATCACGGTGCGCGGAATCGACAAGGAGATGGTCGGAGCCACTGCGGCGAAAATCCGCTCCTTTCGCAGTCCCGAGCCGTACAAGGGCAAGGGCATCAAATATCTCGACGAGCGGATTATCCGCAAGGCCGGCAAGACTGGCAAGTAA
- the rplR gene encoding 50S ribosomal protein L18 yields MSVAKERRQARIKRQVRVRFKVQGSEERPRLCVFRSAKHIYAQIIEDVTGKTLVSSSTISKGVGEELKYTGNVEAAKAVGESIAKKALEKNIKQVVFDRNGFLYHGRVKALADAAREAGLSF; encoded by the coding sequence GTGAGCGTCGCAAAAGAGAGGCGTCAGGCACGCATCAAGCGGCAGGTGCGGGTACGGTTCAAGGTGCAGGGCTCCGAGGAGAGACCCCGGCTTTGCGTCTTCCGCAGCGCCAAGCATATCTACGCCCAGATCATCGAGGATGTCACTGGAAAGACTCTGGTCTCCAGCTCGACCATCTCCAAGGGGGTCGGCGAAGAGCTGAAGTACACTGGCAACGTTGAGGCGGCCAAAGCGGTGGGCGAATCCATCGCTAAGAAAGCCCTGGAAAAGAACATCAAACAGGTGGTCTTCGACCGCAACGGTTTTCTCTACCACGGCCGCGTCAAGGCGCTCGCCGATGCGGCCAGAGAAGCTGGCCTGTCTTTCTAG
- the rpsE gene encoding 30S ribosomal protein S5 has protein sequence MLRIDPNELNLNDRVIHINRCSKVVKGGRRFSFSALVVVGDGQGNVGFGLGKAKEVPEAIRKGVEKARKSLISVPLKGSTIPFDVVGKFGAGKVLLKSASEGTGVIAGGPVRAVLEVAGVGDILSKCLGSNNPHNVVKATLNALGQLKSAEEIMARRGIKAEEVA, from the coding sequence TTGCTTCGCATCGATCCCAATGAGCTGAATTTGAACGACCGGGTGATCCACATCAACCGCTGTTCCAAGGTCGTCAAAGGTGGTCGCCGTTTCAGCTTCTCCGCCCTTGTGGTGGTGGGCGACGGCCAAGGTAACGTCGGCTTCGGCCTTGGTAAGGCCAAGGAGGTTCCCGAGGCCATCCGTAAGGGCGTTGAGAAGGCTAGAAAGAGCCTGATCAGTGTTCCGCTCAAGGGGAGCACCATTCCCTTTGACGTGGTGGGCAAGTTCGGCGCCGGCAAGGTGCTGCTCAAGTCCGCATCGGAAGGTACCGGCGTTATTGCCGGCGGCCCCGTCCGCGCCGTCCTTGAGGTGGCCGGTGTCGGAGACATCCTGTCCAAGTGCCTTGGCTCAAACAACCCCCACAATGTGGTCAAAGCGACCCTGAATGCCCTTGGACAGCTCAAGAGCGCCGAAGAAATCATGGCGCGTCGTGGGATCAAGGCAGAAGAGGTCGCCTGA
- the rpmD gene encoding 50S ribosomal protein L30, with amino-acid sequence MAEQIKVTLKKSGIGRKAYFTRVLKGLGLTKLHKTVVLQDTPEIRGMVRKVAHMVSVEE; translated from the coding sequence ATGGCCGAACAAATCAAGGTTACCCTGAAAAAGAGCGGCATCGGCCGCAAAGCATATTTTACCCGAGTGCTCAAGGGACTGGGGCTCACCAAGCTTCACAAGACCGTGGTTCTGCAGGACACCCCGGAGATCCGGGGTATGGTCCGCAAAGTGGCCCACATGGTCTCGGTCGAAGAGTGA
- the rplO gene encoding 50S ribosomal protein L15: MDLSNLTPAIGSTKNRKRIGRGHGSGTGKTSGKGHKGQNSRSGGGVKPGFEGGQMPLQRRLPKRGFTPLNKKVYALVNLRDLEAFEAGSVVDTAALGQAGLINKVYDGVKILGDGDLTKALTVKAHKFSKSALEKIEAAGGKGEVL, encoded by the coding sequence ATGGATCTGAGCAATCTCACACCGGCAATCGGTTCGACAAAAAACAGGAAACGGATCGGCCGCGGCCATGGCTCCGGGACCGGCAAAACTTCCGGCAAAGGCCACAAGGGGCAGAACTCCCGCAGCGGCGGGGGCGTCAAGCCTGGCTTCGAGGGCGGACAGATGCCCCTGCAGCGGCGCCTGCCCAAACGCGGCTTTACCCCCCTTAACAAGAAGGTCTACGCACTGGTTAACCTGCGCGACCTCGAGGCCTTCGAGGCCGGGTCGGTGGTTGACACCGCCGCCCTGGGCCAAGCCGGCCTGATCAACAAGGTGTACGATGGCGTGAAAATTCTGGGCGACGGTGACCTCACCAAGGCTCTGACCGTCAAGGCCCACAAATTCAGCAAGTCGGCCCTTGAGAAGATTGAGGCTGCCGGCGGCAAGGGCGAGGTCCTCTAA
- the secY gene encoding preprotein translocase subunit SecY translates to MIASIQNIFSIPELRRRLLFTLGMLAVYRIGCHVPTPGVDAQVLAKFFEGTQGTLLGLVSAFTGGALERMTVFALGIMPYISASIILQLLTVVFEPVERLAKEGEQGRKTITKWTRYGTIILSVVQGTGIAVGLQTMRGPAGELVVPDQGVGFILLTVITLTAGTAFIMWLGEQITERGIGNGISLIIFAGIVANMPAALVNSIRLLRTGALSPFVMIIILLVMVAVVAAIIFMERAQRRVPIHYAKRVVGMRNYGGQSSHLPLKINMSGVIPPIFASSIIMFPATVANLVDVPWVQTVASMMTPSHWLYNVLFVAFIVFFCYFYTAVTFNPADVAENVKKQGGYIPGIRPGNATAEYLDTVLSRLTFAGAIYVSAVCVLPTILIGQFSVPFYFGGTSLLIVVGVGLDLASQIEAHLISRSYEGFMKGVTIKGRRG, encoded by the coding sequence TTGATCGCAAGCATCCAAAACATCTTCAGCATCCCGGAACTGCGGCGGCGCCTTCTTTTCACCCTTGGCATGCTTGCGGTCTATCGCATTGGCTGTCATGTGCCGACCCCCGGGGTTGACGCCCAGGTTCTCGCCAAGTTCTTCGAGGGAACCCAGGGGACCCTGCTCGGTCTGGTGAGCGCATTTACCGGCGGCGCGCTTGAGCGCATGACGGTCTTTGCCCTGGGTATCATGCCCTACATCAGCGCCTCGATTATCCTGCAGCTGCTCACCGTGGTCTTCGAACCGGTCGAGCGGCTGGCCAAGGAGGGGGAACAGGGGCGCAAGACGATCACCAAATGGACCCGCTACGGAACCATCATTCTGTCGGTGGTTCAGGGGACGGGCATCGCCGTCGGGTTGCAGACCATGCGCGGCCCTGCCGGTGAACTGGTCGTTCCCGATCAGGGGGTTGGTTTCATCCTGCTGACCGTGATCACGCTGACAGCCGGTACCGCTTTTATCATGTGGCTCGGCGAGCAGATCACCGAGCGCGGCATCGGCAACGGCATTTCGCTGATTATCTTCGCAGGCATCGTGGCCAACATGCCCGCGGCGCTGGTTAACTCCATCCGGCTTCTGCGCACCGGCGCCCTGTCGCCCTTCGTGATGATCATCATCCTGCTCGTCATGGTGGCGGTCGTGGCGGCGATTATTTTCATGGAACGGGCCCAGAGGCGGGTCCCCATTCACTACGCCAAGCGCGTGGTGGGGATGCGCAACTACGGCGGCCAATCCAGCCACCTGCCCCTGAAAATCAACATGAGCGGCGTTATTCCGCCCATCTTCGCCAGTTCCATCATCATGTTCCCGGCGACCGTGGCGAACCTTGTCGATGTGCCCTGGGTGCAAACCGTTGCCTCGATGATGACCCCCAGTCATTGGCTCTACAACGTTTTATTCGTTGCATTCATTGTCTTTTTCTGCTATTTCTACACGGCTGTCACATTCAACCCCGCAGACGTGGCGGAAAACGTCAAGAAACAGGGGGGCTACATTCCCGGTATCCGCCCGGGCAATGCGACGGCCGAGTACCTCGACACCGTGCTCAGCCGATTGACTTTTGCCGGGGCGATTTACGTCTCGGCCGTGTGCGTGCTCCCGACGATCCTCATCGGGCAGTTCAGCGTGCCCTTCTATTTCGGAGGCACCTCGCTGCTGATCGTCGTTGGGGTCGGACTCGACCTGGCTTCCCAGATCGAGGCGCACCTGATTTCTCGATCCTATGAAGGATTTATGAAAGGCGTCACCATCAAAGGGCGGCGCGGATAG
- a CDS encoding adenylate kinase, translated as MKLILLGPPGAGKGTQAKMLTERFRIPQISTGDILRGAVKEGTPMGVKAKSYMDAGGLVPDEVVVGIVRERLQKDDCATGFILDGFPRTVGQADALKGTLQDLDKDLDAVLALEVDAEALVERLTGRRTCRECGQGFHVKFDPPAEEGKCDSCGGDLIQRDDDQESTIRKRLHVYDEQTAPLIAYYGEGGLLTCIDGMQEIGSVQEKLLSALQAS; from the coding sequence ATGAAGTTGATTCTGCTCGGCCCCCCCGGCGCCGGCAAGGGGACCCAGGCCAAGATGCTGACCGAGCGGTTCCGGATTCCGCAGATTTCCACTGGCGATATTCTGCGAGGCGCCGTTAAAGAGGGGACTCCCATGGGGGTCAAGGCAAAGTCCTACATGGATGCCGGAGGGTTGGTTCCCGATGAGGTCGTTGTGGGGATTGTCCGCGAGCGGCTCCAGAAGGACGACTGCGCTACCGGGTTCATCCTCGACGGCTTCCCCCGTACCGTTGGTCAGGCCGACGCCCTCAAGGGCACGCTTCAGGACCTCGACAAGGATCTCGACGCGGTTCTCGCTCTGGAGGTTGACGCCGAGGCCCTGGTCGAACGACTGACCGGTCGGCGGACTTGCCGCGAGTGCGGACAGGGTTTCCATGTCAAGTTCGACCCTCCTGCCGAGGAGGGCAAGTGCGACAGCTGCGGCGGTGACCTGATTCAGCGCGATGATGATCAGGAGTCGACAATTCGAAAGCGTCTTCATGTTTATGATGAGCAGACCGCGCCACTTATCGCCTACTACGGCGAGGGGGGGCTGCTGACGTGCATCGACGGCATGCAGGAGATCGGTTCCGTTCAGGAAAAACTCCTGTCGGCCCTCCAGGCCAGCTGA
- the map gene encoding type I methionyl aminopeptidase — protein MIVLKSREEIDRMRDAGGMVAEILEILRERVAPGVTTAELDRIAEAECIRRKAKPAFKGYGGFPFTICSSPNEQVVHGFANEQPLREGDILSIDFGVIYKGFYGDAAVTLPVGYIDRDKQHLLRVTEESLQKAIAAAVVGGRLSDISHAVQSHAEKEGFSVVREFVGHGIGRQLHEAPQIPNFGPAGQGPRLKAGMTLAIEPMINAGGPGVKILKDGWTAVTLDGKASAHFEHTVAVTEAGPEILTLG, from the coding sequence GTGATCGTTCTCAAGTCCCGCGAAGAAATCGATCGCATGCGGGACGCCGGGGGGATGGTCGCTGAGATTCTGGAGATCCTCCGGGAGAGGGTGGCGCCCGGCGTTACCACTGCCGAGCTGGACCGGATTGCCGAAGCCGAATGCATCAGGCGCAAGGCCAAGCCGGCATTCAAGGGATACGGTGGGTTTCCGTTTACCATCTGTTCCTCGCCTAACGAGCAGGTGGTTCACGGGTTCGCGAATGAGCAGCCCCTGCGCGAGGGGGACATCCTGAGCATCGACTTCGGGGTGATCTACAAGGGGTTTTACGGCGACGCGGCCGTGACCCTTCCGGTCGGCTACATCGACCGCGACAAGCAGCATCTGCTGCGGGTCACTGAGGAATCGCTCCAAAAGGCTATCGCTGCGGCGGTCGTCGGCGGCAGGCTCAGCGACATTTCCCACGCGGTTCAGAGCCACGCGGAGAAAGAAGGGTTCAGCGTGGTCCGCGAGTTTGTCGGCCACGGCATCGGTCGGCAACTCCACGAGGCGCCGCAGATCCCCAACTTCGGCCCTGCGGGTCAGGGGCCACGGCTCAAGGCCGGAATGACCCTGGCCATCGAGCCGATGATCAACGCCGGCGGGCCGGGGGTCAAGATACTCAAGGACGGCTGGACCGCGGTGACCCTCGACGGAAAGGCTTCGGCCCACTTCGAGCACACTGTGGCCGTTACCGAGGCGGGGCCCGAGATCCTGACCCTGGGTTGA
- the rpmJ gene encoding 50S ribosomal protein L36, producing MKVRASVKAICDKCKVIKRKGIVRIICENPKHKQRQG from the coding sequence ATGAAAGTCCGAGCTTCGGTCAAGGCCATCTGCGACAAGTGCAAGGTCATCAAGCGCAAGGGGATCGTCCGGATCATCTGTGAAAACCCCAAGCATAAGCAGAGACAGGGATAA
- the rpsM gene encoding 30S ribosomal protein S13 translates to MARIAGIDLPRNKRIEIALTYIYGIGRSSSQSILGKAGVDRSTRSDDLTEAEVAKIREIIDREEKVEGDLRREISMNIKRLMDLGAYRGLRHRSGLPVRGQKTKTNARTRKGPRKTVAGKKK, encoded by the coding sequence TTGGCACGCATTGCAGGTATCGATTTACCGAGGAATAAGCGGATAGAGATTGCACTTACCTATATCTATGGCATCGGACGCTCCTCGTCTCAGAGCATTCTGGGAAAAGCCGGGGTCGACCGGAGCACCCGGTCGGACGATCTGACCGAGGCCGAAGTCGCCAAGATCCGCGAGATCATCGACCGGGAAGAGAAGGTCGAGGGCGATCTGCGTCGCGAGATTTCCATGAACATCAAGCGACTGATGGACCTCGGCGCCTATCGCGGGCTGCGCCATCGCAGCGGGCTGCCGGTGCGGGGGCAGAAGACGAAGACCAACGCCCGTACCCGCAAGGGACCCCGCAAAACCGTGGCCGGTAAGAAGAAATAA
- the rpsK gene encoding 30S ribosomal protein S11, whose translation MAKPGKRVVRKKTEKKNVANGIAHIQATFNNTIITITDVNGNVISWATAGGKGFKGSRKSTPFAAQMAAEDAAKRAQEHGMRSVEVRVKGPGSGRESALRALSSVGLGISVIKDVTPIPHNGCRPPKRRRV comes from the coding sequence ATGGCTAAGCCAGGCAAAAGAGTCGTTAGGAAAAAGACGGAAAAGAAGAACGTCGCCAATGGGATCGCCCACATCCAGGCGACCTTTAACAACACCATTATCACCATTACCGACGTTAACGGCAACGTGATCTCCTGGGCTACTGCCGGGGGCAAGGGTTTCAAGGGCTCGCGCAAGAGCACCCCCTTCGCCGCCCAGATGGCCGCCGAGGATGCCGCCAAGCGGGCGCAAGAGCACGGCATGCGCTCCGTAGAGGTTCGGGTCAAAGGACCGGGTTCCGGTCGCGAGTCGGCGCTGCGCGCTTTGTCCTCAGTCGGCCTCGGCATCAGCGTGATCAAGGATGTCACCCCGATTCCTCACAACGGCTGCCGCCCGCCCAAGCGCAGAAGAGTCTAA
- the rpsD gene encoding 30S ribosomal protein S4, which translates to MARYSGPVCRQCRRENMKLFLKGDRCYTDKCAVERRNYAPGQHGQGRIKVSDYGTQLREKQRVKRTYGLLEKQFRSYFQKADRMKGVTGENLLVLLERRLDSIIYRTGFGTSRAESRMLVRQGHFLVNGRKVNVPSYLVRPGDTVELREKSQKVARINEALDGVMRRGVPSWVELDRTAFKGTVKTLPVRAEMTTPAFQEHLIVELYSK; encoded by the coding sequence TTGGCTAGATATAGTGGTCCCGTCTGCCGGCAGTGCCGGAGGGAGAACATGAAGCTGTTCCTGAAAGGGGACAGATGCTATACCGATAAGTGTGCCGTCGAGCGGCGCAACTACGCGCCCGGCCAGCACGGCCAGGGCCGCATCAAGGTGTCCGATTACGGCACCCAGTTGCGCGAGAAGCAGCGCGTGAAGCGCACCTACGGCCTGCTGGAGAAACAGTTCCGCAGCTACTTCCAGAAGGCCGACCGCATGAAGGGGGTCACCGGCGAGAACCTGCTGGTCCTTCTCGAGCGGCGCCTCGACAGCATCATCTACCGCACCGGTTTCGGCACCTCCCGCGCCGAATCCCGCATGCTGGTCCGCCAGGGGCACTTCCTGGTCAACGGGCGCAAGGTCAACGTCCCCTCCTATCTTGTGCGTCCCGGGGATACCGTTGAACTGCGTGAGAAGAGCCAGAAGGTGGCCCGCATCAACGAGGCCCTCGACGGGGTCATGCGGCGGGGCGTTCCCTCCTGGGTGGAGCTTGACCGGACCGCCTTCAAGGGAACCGTCAAGACCCTGCCGGTGCGCGCTGAGATGACCACTCCGGCCTTCCAGGAACACCTCATCGTCGAGCTCTACTCCAAGTAG
- a CDS encoding DNA-directed RNA polymerase subunit alpha has protein sequence MYKNWRDLIKPKRLQVDTDTLTDTFGKFYAEPFERGFGTTLGNGLRRVLLSSLQGGAITSVRIKGVLHEFSTIPGVTEDVTDIILNLKSVLIKLHGQDQRNVRIVKKGAGVITAGDIMTDPHVEILNPDLHIATCSAEADVEMDMVVALGKGYVAAERNRDEKAPVGTIPIDSIFSPIRKVNFTVTNARVGQITDYDKLNLELVTDGSVRPDDAVAFAAKILKDQLQIFINFDEEGEPAEEEAAEEARKINENLYRSVEELELSVRSANCLKNADIRLIGDLVQRSEAEMLKTQNFGRKSLNEIKDILAEMGLTLGMKLENFPDPEYLKIIQKGQDDI, from the coding sequence ATGTACAAAAACTGGAGAGACCTGATCAAGCCCAAGCGCCTCCAGGTTGATACCGATACCCTGACCGACACCTTCGGCAAGTTCTACGCCGAGCCTTTCGAGCGCGGCTTCGGCACAACCTTGGGCAACGGTCTGCGCCGGGTGTTGCTCTCTTCGCTGCAGGGTGGCGCCATCACCTCGGTGCGCATCAAGGGCGTGCTCCACGAGTTCTCCACCATCCCGGGTGTGACCGAGGATGTCACTGACATCATCCTCAACCTCAAGAGCGTTCTGATCAAGCTGCACGGGCAGGACCAGCGCAACGTCCGCATCGTCAAGAAGGGCGCCGGGGTCATCACCGCCGGGGACATCATGACCGATCCCCACGTCGAGATTCTCAATCCCGACCTGCACATCGCGACCTGCTCCGCCGAGGCCGATGTGGAGATGGACATGGTCGTGGCCCTCGGCAAGGGTTACGTTGCCGCCGAGCGCAACCGGGACGAGAAGGCCCCGGTGGGGACCATCCCCATCGACTCCATCTTCTCGCCCATCAGGAAGGTCAACTTCACGGTGACCAACGCCCGCGTCGGGCAGATTACCGACTACGACAAACTCAACCTCGAGCTTGTCACCGACGGGAGTGTGCGCCCCGACGACGCCGTGGCCTTCGCCGCTAAAATCCTCAAGGACCAGCTTCAGATCTTCATCAACTTCGATGAAGAAGGCGAGCCGGCCGAAGAGGAGGCCGCCGAAGAGGCGCGCAAGATCAACGAGAACCTTTATCGCAGTGTTGAGGAACTCGAGCTTTCGGTGCGCAGCGCCAACTGTCTCAAGAATGCCGACATCAGGCTGATCGGCGATCTGGTGCAGCGGAGCGAGGCGGAAATGCTCAAAACCCAGAACTTCGGTCGCAAGTCCCTCAACGAGATCAAGGACATTCTCGCCGAGATGGGCCTGACCCTGGGGATGAAACTCGAAAATTTCCCCGACCCCGAGTACCTCAAGATTATTCAGAAAGGCCAGGACGATATCTGA
- the rplQ gene encoding 50S ribosomal protein L17, with product MRHNKSGRRLGRNSSHSKAMMRNMVTSLLYLGQIKTTDARAKELRKLAEKMITLGKRGDLHARRQALQVIMDRKVVGKLFEMVAPRYKDRPGGYTRIIKLGHRAGDNASLSLIELVEEEFTAKPKKKAPAPAKAAAPAPVVEEAPVEEAAAEEAPAAEAEDKKEE from the coding sequence ATGCGCCACAATAAATCCGGAAGACGGCTCGGCCGCAACTCCAGTCACAGCAAAGCCATGATGCGGAACATGGTCACCTCCCTGCTCTATCTCGGGCAGATCAAGACCACCGACGCCCGGGCCAAGGAACTGCGCAAGCTCGCCGAGAAGATGATTACCCTCGGCAAGCGCGGCGACCTCCATGCCCGCCGCCAGGCCCTGCAGGTGATCATGGACCGCAAGGTCGTCGGCAAGCTCTTCGAAATGGTGGCTCCCCGCTACAAGGATCGCCCCGGCGGCTACACCCGCATCATCAAGCTGGGTCACCGCGCCGGCGACAACGCCTCCCTCTCCCTGATCGAACTGGTCGAAGAGGAGTTCACCGCAAAGCCGAAGAAGAAGGCTCCCGCGCCGGCCAAGGCCGCGGCTCCCGCACCGGTCGTCGAAGAGGCCCCGGTCGAGGAGGCTGCCGCCGAAGAGGCCCCCGCCGCCGAAGCCGAGGACAAGAAAGAAGAGTAA